A window of Heliomicrobium undosum genomic DNA:
CCGGATTTCTTCCGTCTTTCTGCCATCAGCAGGGCGGCGGCGCCAGTGATATGGGGCGCGGCCATACTGGTGCCGGAAAGGCGCACATAGCGGTTCAAAGGGTAGGTGCTTAGGATGTTGACACCCGGAGCGGCAAGGAACAATTCCGGTCCTTGGCTGGAAAAGGGGGCCCGTTTGACGCTGCGGTCGACGGCGGCTACCGTGAGCACCAGATCGGCCCAGCGCCCCGGATAATCGATGGAGTCCTTTGTGAACGCTTTTGAAGCATCGTTTCCGGCAGCGGCTACAAAAGTGACCCCTGCCTGATTGGCTTTTTCCATAATGGCGCGCAGTTTGGCGTTCGGCTTTTGGCTCCCGAAGGATAGGTTGAGCAGATGAATTCCATTGTCAAGCGCCCATTCAATAGCGGCGATGACATGCTCCTGGCCGCCTTCTCCTTTTTCATCGAGCACCTTGAGCGCGTACAGTTGGGTTTTCGGGGCGACTCCGACGATGCCGATGCCGTTGTCCGAGCCCGCGATGATCCCTGATACATGGGTGCCATGGCCATGATCATCGGCATAGTTGTCATTATTGTCGAGAAAGTTGTAGCCTCCCCGGATATTCTCTTTCAAATCGGGGTGCGCCCTATCGATGCCTGTATCCAAGACAGCGACACGAATGTTTTCGCCCTTAGATCGGAGCCATTGCCGGGGTGCGTTCATCAGCTTAATGCCGTAATCGATCACCTGTCCGGGCACTCGGTCCATAATCCGGTGGATGGTGAGAGGGAAGAGGTGGTTTTTTCCGTACTGTGGCAGTCCAGCGCCTCGGGCTGTGACGAGATCACTCATGCAAAAAAGCTCCTTTCCCACAAGCAGCGACGTAGTCGTGATCCAACTTATGGAAAAGAAGGTTGTATCGTTCCCGTCTGGTTCGACAAAAGCGGTGAAAAAACGAAAGAGGAAAGCAGAGGGAATCGACGAATAGGATAGTGGATAAAAATGGAAATATATTCCGGGGGTGCTTGCCATGGGGATGTTGGTCAAACTCTTTCAACGGCGCGGTAGTGGATGGAATGACCCGTCGCCGGGAGAATTGTCATTGCCGCCGGGCTTGGGAATTTCCGACCAGTGGAACGGAGCGGGCTATGAGGGATTTCGCAAGCCGGGAAAGCAGGAACCGCAGCTCTATGATGAGGAAGAAAGGCGGATGCTGCGAGATATCAACCTGTCCCTGATCATTATCAAGATGACATTCCAATTGGCCGATGATCGCCGGTTTGCTTCCAGCATGGTAGCTCGTCACCTGCAGCCTTTCGTCGTCCTTGATATGGACAAGTCGCGAAAATCATACTTACAGTTGCTTGCCCAGGTGGCCCGTGACGAATCGGCCAATTTTGCCACCCGAGCAGGCTTCGAGAGCTTTGAGGCCTTGGGCCGGCGGTGGCAGAAGTCCGGAAAGGACCTCTACGATCAGTCCCTCCTGATGGGACCAATGGGGGACCAGTTTGAGAGCAAGCTCCAGCACATCCTGCGTAAATTCGCCAAGGCGGCCCAGGCGCCCTATTTGACAGTGGTGACGCGGTTGCCGGCGGAACCGTTGCGGATCGAGATCCCACGCTTTCAGGTGATCCGCCCCTTTGTCATCGGCGGCATCCCCTGCGCCAGCTTCGAGGATGCGCGATTGCTGGCCCAGACGCTGGCGCCTGCCGTGGCCCGCGATGAGAAGGACGGGCTGATCGAGCACTTTACCAGTCACTATATCGATTGAACTTGTCCTGTTGAGGCAAGGTTTGAGGCAAGCCCAAGGAAAGGATTGATTCATAATAAGCGTCATTCTCTTTTCTCTTGAACCCCCCGCCATTCTGCGGTAAACTGTGATGGAGAATAGGGGGGAGGGGTATTCTTTGGACTCGGTTTCCTTGACAGTCGCTTTTCTCGCAGGGATCGCTTCCTTTTTATCGCCCTGCGTATTACCGCTCGTGCCGGCTTATGTGACGTACCTTACCGGCTCTGTCGTCGCTGAACTGCCCCAGGGTGAAGCGGGGGAGGGCGAGAAAAAACAACCAAACAGTCCATTCTGGCGCGCCATCGCCTTTGTCCTCGGCTTCTCTGTCGTCTTCATCGCCTTAGGGGCGACGGCCACGGTGCTCGGGAAATGGTTGGTTCAATATCAAGGGGCCTTGCGCGTGGCCGCCGGGGCGATCATCGTTCTTTTCGGCCTCCATTTGAGCGGGCTGTTGCCGATTCCCGGCCTCTACCGGGAGGTTCGCTTGGGCGGTAAGCCGAAGACGGGTGGATGGCTCGGCGCCTTTCTGCTGGGCATGGCTTTCGCCGCCGGCTGGTCGCCCTGTGTGGGGCCAATCCTGTCGGCCATCTACATCTATGCGGCCACTGGAGAGACACTGGGTCAGGGATTGGCGCTGCTGACAGCCTACTCGACGGGGTTGGCCATTCCTTTCCTGGTGACAGCCTTGTCGATCGCCAGGTTTGACTTCTGGTTCCGGCGCATGAGCCGCCATCTCACCAAGATCTCTATGGCCAGCGGCGTCATCATGGTGGCCGTCGGCGTATTGATCCTGACGGACCGACTGGGCAGAATGAGCGCCTACCTGGACTTTTTGCCGAGCTTCTGAAATCCTGATAAATCGCTTAAAAATGAACAAAAAAGAGACCCGGGGAAGAATTCCCTGGGTCTTGCAGTTTGGTTTGCAACAACAAAAAAACTGCGTCTCTAGGCCGCAGTTTTCTGTCATAATGGGGCGATTGAGGGGACTTGAACCCCCGAATGCCGGAGCCACAATCCGGTGCGTTAACCACTTCGCCACAACCGCCATAATGAATGGAGCGGAAGACGAGATTCGAACTCGCGACCCTCGCCTTGGCAAGGCGATGCTCTACCGCTGAGCTACTTCCGCAAAATGGTGATCCATGCTGGACTCGAACCAGCGACACCCTGATTAAAAGTCAGGTGCTCTACCAACTGAGCTAATGGATCATGAGAGTGAGATCAAGTAAATGGCTGGGGAGGCTGGATTCGAACCAACGAATGGCGGAGTCAAAGTCCGCTGCCTTACCGCTTGGCTACACCCCAGTGATGGTGGAGGGAGAAGGATTCGAACCTTCGAAGGCAGAGCCGGCAGATTTACAGTCTGCTCCCTTTAGCCACTCGGGAATCCCTCCGTGAAATGGTGCCTCGGGGCGGAATCGAACCACCGACACGAGGATTTTCAGTCCTCTGCTCTACCGACTGAGCTACCGAGGCGTTGGTGACCCGTAGGGGATTCGAACCCCTGTAACCGCCGTGAAAGGGCGGTGTCTTAGACCGCTTGACCAACGGGCCAAATCGCGAACGCAAGAGAGATTATAACGGATTCATGAAGGCAAATCAACACTATTTTTGACGGAAAAAATAGAAATATATTCATTCCTGATGGATAAGAAGCCGATTGAGCGCCCTAACGGCTCTTTTGCGGCTTTTCTTGCGTCTTTGAAGCGCCTTTTGCTTGTTTCGCCGGATCCAGTTTCCCTGCCGCCTGCATCCGGCTGATTTTGATGCGCGCAGCGATGTAACCGATCAGCAGCGCTAAAGCGATGGCGCCCATGTAGAGTCCGATCGATTCATTGACAGTCATGGCAATCCCCTTTCATTGTCGTTCTCTATTTCACTAATGTAACCGATGAGAGAGGAATAAACAAGGAAGTGGTTGGAATTTGCTCGAAAATGACACGGTCATATGGAGATCAAAGCACGATGAGTGACAAAAAAATGGAGGAAATAGATCCTCTTGGTCGAATGAGTAAATAATATTTTGCATGAGGGAGGTGGGAAAGATGCGCCCCGGCATGTCGAAGGACCAAGATAATTACCGGCTCATTTTTGAACACGCTGCCATCGGATTGTGCTTAAACGACCTGGAGGGGAAATGCCTGAAGGCGAACAAAGCATTTTGTTCGATCGTCGGTTATTCGGAACAGGAACTGCTGCATATGCGCTTTCAGGATTTTTCCCACCCCGACGATGTGGAAACAGAAGGGGAGTATTTACGGCGGCTGCATTCCGGCGAATTGGACGGCTATACACTGGAAAAGCGATATATCAATCGCAGCCGGTTGATCTGGGTTCAACTTACCATCGTTCCGATTAAGGATCAGTATGGCCGCCTTGCCTATACGCTCGCGCAAGTGCAGGATATTACAGAAGAAAAACGGATAGAAGCCGAATTGCATTCCCAGACGGAACTGCTGCGGGAAGAGAGGGACAGTGCCGAGAACCAGATCCGGCAGTTTTTTACGCTATCGGTCGATTTGATGTGCGTCGTCGGCATGGATGGCTATTATAAACAGATCAACAGCGCCTTTTCCCATGTCCTTGGCTATAGTGAAGAAGAACTGATGACCACCCCCTATCTGAGCTTGATTCACGAAGATGATCAGATCAAAGTGAAGGCGCTGAACTGGGAGCAGTTCAAAAGCCAACCCTTGCGGGACATGGAGGTGCGTCATCGATGCAAGGATGGATCCTACCGGTGGATTTCCTGGATTTCAGTGGTGAATTTGCAGACGGGGCTGATTTATGGCGTCGGCCGTGATGTTACCGCACAAAAACAGTTGGAGCAGGAACTTGTCTCCATCGACCGTTTAAACATCATCGCCCGGATGGCCGCCGGGCTGGGACATGAAATCCGCAACCCCATGACCACCGTCCGCGGCTTTCTCCAGATCATGTCCAAGAAGGATGAAAATGAGGAGCACCGTCGCTACTTTGAACTGATGATCAGTGAGCTTGATCGCGCCAATGCGATCATCACTGAGTTTCTGAGTTTTACCCGCCGTAAATCGAAAGATCCCCAGCCTGGCAACCTGAGAAGGCTGATCGAGGACTTTTTCCCCTTGCTACAGGCCGACGCGCTGCGGGAAGACAAGTGGATCCAAATGGAACTGGCCGATGTGCCGGATCTGACCCTCGATGAAAAAGAAATCCGGCAACTGCTATTTAACCTTGTTCGAAACGGCTTGGACGCCATGGCGTCCGGTAAGTGCGTCACGATCCGGACGGCTGTTGATGATGATGTCGTCGTCTTGCAAATCGAGGACCAGGGCTCCGGGATACCGGACAAGGACATGAAAAACCTGGGCGTTCCCTTTTTCACCACCAAAGACACGGGAACAGGGTTGGGCCTGCCCATCGCTTACAACATCGCCAATCGTCATAAGGCGAAGATATCCGTGGAATCGAGTTCGAAAGGGACCTGCTTTAGTGTCCGCTTTCCCACCGAGTATTCAGTCCCGACGCAACGGGAATAGGCCGGGACATTTTTCATATACAGGTCTCTGCTTTTCAATAGTTACCGCATTGGGTATAATGATCTAACTGAAAAAAATGTCGAGGAGCAGACCTGTGAGCGCAAAGAAGGATACTTATCATATTTTGACCTACGGCTGTCAGATGAACGAACGGGACACTGAGTCGCTGGCCGGTTTTCTCCAGCAGATGGGATATACAGCGTCCACCCCTGAAGAGGCTGGCGTCTTGCTGATCAACACCTGCTGTGTCCGTGAATCGGCCGAGCGCAAGATACTGGGCAAACTGGGCGAATTGCGCAAGTACAAGTTGGCCCGGCCCGAAGTGGTCATCGGCATCGGCGGCTGCATGGTCCAGCAGCCGGGCATGAGCGAGCGTATCCGCAAGGAATATCCTTACGTGGACATCGTCTTCGGCACCCACAACCTGCACCAGTTGCCGCGCATGATTGAACAGTGCCAGTTTGGACAGGTTGTCGAGGTTTGGGACAGCGAGGGCGAGGTTGTCGAGGATCTACCGGAGCGCAAGGCAGAAGGCATCAAGGCCCATGTGACGATCATGTACGGCTGCAACAACTTTTGTAGCTACTGCATCGTCCCCCATGTGCGTGGCCGGGAACGCAGCCGGGCGCCGGAAGACGTGGTCCGGGAGGTCCAATCCCTCGTCGCCCAGGGCGTCAAGGAAGTGACCGTCCTTGGACAAAACGTCAACTCCTATGGCAAGGATCTGAATCCGCGGGTTTCCTTCGCCGACCTCCTGCGGACCGTCAACGGCGTCGAAGGGCTGAAACGGATACGCTTCACCACGTCCCATCCGAAGGATTTCGATCTGGCGCTGATCGCGGCGATGTCAGAGTCGGACAAGGTTTGCGAACACATCCACCTGCCCGTTCAAGCCGGGAGCAACCGGATCCTGGCGGCCATGAACCGCGGTTACAGCCGGGAACAATACATGGAGATGATCGGCCAGA
This region includes:
- a CDS encoding S8 family peptidase; its protein translation is MSDLVTARGAGLPQYGKNHLFPLTIHRIMDRVPGQVIDYGIKLMNAPRQWLRSKGENIRVAVLDTGIDRAHPDLKENIRGGYNFLDNNDNYADDHGHGTHVSGIIAGSDNGIGIVGVAPKTQLYALKVLDEKGEGGQEHVIAAIEWALDNGIHLLNLSFGSQKPNAKLRAIMEKANQAGVTFVAAAGNDASKAFTKDSIDYPGRWADLVLTVAAVDRSVKRAPFSSQGPELFLAAPGVNILSTYPLNRYVRLSGTSMAAPHITGAAALLMAERRKKSGAPPAPADVRQFMLEHAVAIGDRKDYGYGFFRF
- a CDS encoding cytochrome c biogenesis CcdA family protein, whose amino-acid sequence is MDSVSLTVAFLAGIASFLSPCVLPLVPAYVTYLTGSVVAELPQGEAGEGEKKQPNSPFWRAIAFVLGFSVVFIALGATATVLGKWLVQYQGALRVAAGAIIVLFGLHLSGLLPIPGLYREVRLGGKPKTGGWLGAFLLGMAFAAGWSPCVGPILSAIYIYAATGETLGQGLALLTAYSTGLAIPFLVTALSIARFDFWFRRMSRHLTKISMASGVIMVAVGVLILTDRLGRMSAYLDFLPSF
- a CDS encoding PAS domain-containing sensor histidine kinase, whose translation is MRPGMSKDQDNYRLIFEHAAIGLCLNDLEGKCLKANKAFCSIVGYSEQELLHMRFQDFSHPDDVETEGEYLRRLHSGELDGYTLEKRYINRSRLIWVQLTIVPIKDQYGRLAYTLAQVQDITEEKRIEAELHSQTELLREERDSAENQIRQFFTLSVDLMCVVGMDGYYKQINSAFSHVLGYSEEELMTTPYLSLIHEDDQIKVKALNWEQFKSQPLRDMEVRHRCKDGSYRWISWISVVNLQTGLIYGVGRDVTAQKQLEQELVSIDRLNIIARMAAGLGHEIRNPMTTVRGFLQIMSKKDENEEHRRYFELMISELDRANAIITEFLSFTRRKSKDPQPGNLRRLIEDFFPLLQADALREDKWIQMELADVPDLTLDEKEIRQLLFNLVRNGLDAMASGKCVTIRTAVDDDVVVLQIEDQGSGIPDKDMKNLGVPFFTTKDTGTGLGLPIAYNIANRHKAKISVESSSKGTCFSVRFPTEYSVPTQRE
- the miaB gene encoding tRNA (N6-isopentenyl adenosine(37)-C2)-methylthiotransferase MiaB, whose amino-acid sequence is MSAKKDTYHILTYGCQMNERDTESLAGFLQQMGYTASTPEEAGVLLINTCCVRESAERKILGKLGELRKYKLARPEVVIGIGGCMVQQPGMSERIRKEYPYVDIVFGTHNLHQLPRMIEQCQFGQVVEVWDSEGEVVEDLPERKAEGIKAHVTIMYGCNNFCSYCIVPHVRGRERSRAPEDVVREVQSLVAQGVKEVTVLGQNVNSYGKDLNPRVSFADLLRTVNGVEGLKRIRFTTSHPKDFDLALIAAMSESDKVCEHIHLPVQAGSNRILAAMNRGYSREQYMEMIGQIRQAMPEVALTTDLIVGFPGETEEDFADTLDLLEKVRYDNAFTFLYSKRSGTPAAELAEQVDAETKKARFQRLLQLQNRISLEHNKALIGSVQEVLVEGRSKTNKELMTGRTRGNKIVVFAGAEQQVGETVLVRIDEARTWTLLGTMALL